One part of the Chrysemys picta bellii isolate R12L10 chromosome 14, ASM1138683v2, whole genome shotgun sequence genome encodes these proteins:
- the NQO1 gene encoding NAD(P)H dehydrogenase [quinone] 1 isoform X1, with amino-acid sequence MAGRKALIVLAHEEKTSFNHAMKDAAVDALQKRGWSVTVSDLYKMKFNPVPSRDDITGKPKDPNNFKYGPETASAWAEGRLSSDIVAEQKKLEAADLLIFQFPLYWFSVPAILKGWVERVFTQGFAYSLSTMYGSGPFQKKKAVLSFTTGGTGPMYTPMGLNGDVNILLWPLQSGVLHFCGFQVLEPQIAYSISHAPEDARLQILEDWKKRLAAIWEEKPISFVPDSNFDLSYVGGFVLKQEVQDRQKAQKYGLSVGQHLGKAIPPDSQVKAQKK; translated from the exons ATGGCAG GAAGAAAGGCCCTGATTGTGTTGGCACATGAGGAGAAGACCTCCTTCAATCATGCCATGAAAGATGCTGCTGTGGACGCGCTGCAGAAGAGAGGCTGGAGTGTCACCGTTTCTGACCTATACAAGATGAAGTTTAACCCTGTGCCATCACGGGATGACATCACTG GTAAGCCAAAAGACCCCAACAACTTCAAGTATGGCCCTGAGACAGCCTCAGCGTGGGCAGAAGGTCGGCTGAGCAGCGACATCGTAGCAGAACAGAAGAAGCTCGAAGCTGCAGACCTTCTGATATTCCAG TTCCCCCTCTACTGGTTCAGCGTGCCTGCCATCCTGAAGGGTTGGGTTGAACGTGTTTTCACACAAGGATTTGCCTACTCCCTTAGCACCATGTATGGGAGTGGGCCCTTTCAG AAAAAGAAGGCTGTGCTCTCCTTCACCACGGGCGGGACTGGCCCCATGTACACCCCCATGGGCCTCAACGGAGACGTCAACATCCTCCTTTGGCCACTGCAG AGTGGCGTGCTCCATTTCTGTGGCTTCCAAGTCTTGGAGCCCCAAATTGCCTACAGCATTAGTCACGCTCCTGAGGATGCCCGTTTGCAGATCCTGGAGGACTGGAAGAAGCGACTGGCAGCTATCTGGGAAGAGAAACCCATCAGTTTTGTTCCAGACAGCAACTTCGATTTGAGCTACGTGGGGGGCTTTGTGCTGAAACAGGAGGTGCAGGACCGCCAGAAAGCTCAGAAATATGGGCTGAGtgtggggcagcacctggggaaGGCCATCCCACCTGACAGCCAGGTCAAAGCCCAGAAGAAATAG
- the NQO1 gene encoding NAD(P)H dehydrogenase [quinone] 1 isoform X2, producing the protein MAGRKALIVLAHEEKTSFNHAMKDAAVDALQKRGWSVTVSDLYKMKFNPVPSRDDITGKPKDPNNFKYGPETASAWAEGRLSSDIVAEQKKLEAADLLIFQFPLYWFSVPAILKGWVERVFTQGFAYSLSTMYGSGPFQKKKAVLSFTTGGTGPMYTPMGLNGDVNILLWPLQIAGDPRVPKPGNSALTEWC; encoded by the exons ATGGCAG GAAGAAAGGCCCTGATTGTGTTGGCACATGAGGAGAAGACCTCCTTCAATCATGCCATGAAAGATGCTGCTGTGGACGCGCTGCAGAAGAGAGGCTGGAGTGTCACCGTTTCTGACCTATACAAGATGAAGTTTAACCCTGTGCCATCACGGGATGACATCACTG GTAAGCCAAAAGACCCCAACAACTTCAAGTATGGCCCTGAGACAGCCTCAGCGTGGGCAGAAGGTCGGCTGAGCAGCGACATCGTAGCAGAACAGAAGAAGCTCGAAGCTGCAGACCTTCTGATATTCCAG TTCCCCCTCTACTGGTTCAGCGTGCCTGCCATCCTGAAGGGTTGGGTTGAACGTGTTTTCACACAAGGATTTGCCTACTCCCTTAGCACCATGTATGGGAGTGGGCCCTTTCAG AAAAAGAAGGCTGTGCTCTCCTTCACCACGGGCGGGACTGGCCCCATGTACACCCCCATGGGCCTCAACGGAGACGTCAACATCCTCCTTTGGCCACTGCAG ATCGCAGGTGATCCACGCgtcccaaagccaggaaattcTGCTTTGACTGAATGGTGTTGA